One region of Endozoicomonas sp. Mp262 genomic DNA includes:
- a CDS encoding IS1380 family transposase, with the protein MKLKIEQSQTEFYTPVAGLYFVGHALNKKTALSKSLRKIKKRHRITHIDLIRAYCGQLAQGKSDFDNVDNNRDNDWFRLAMGIKQMPSASRLRQRFNEDAAQLIPFIEDSLTDVLVNLQVPVTPLPKKLDKKQHIPLDIDVFPMDNSNTKKEGVEYTYKKFFGYAPIAAYFGCEGWCLGCELRPGSQHSQNDFIGFLQAVLHRSRRLTRAPILVRLDSGHDAEESRREIAGFKGVNHIIKLNPRKYHTKEHWLPIFEEKQVKWEESRPGKSYATLSTVYETNYGNQRLIIRIIKRTTDTVGQRFLTPDYELEGWWTTLSEADYSDDQIINLYEDHATSEQFHSELKTDMDLERLPSGKFDTNDLVMCLGALVYNILRYMGQSCLLGPDAPVRHKAKRRRLKTVIQELIYLAARLLKKGHQYRLRFGRYCPGFRSFHQLISQHALC; encoded by the coding sequence GTGAAACTGAAAATTGAACAATCACAGACGGAATTTTATACACCGGTCGCAGGGCTTTATTTCGTTGGTCATGCACTCAACAAAAAGACAGCGTTAAGCAAATCCCTGCGCAAAATAAAAAAAAGGCACCGTATCACTCATATCGACCTGATCAGAGCTTACTGCGGCCAACTGGCTCAGGGTAAAAGTGATTTTGATAATGTTGATAATAACCGGGATAACGACTGGTTCCGGTTGGCAATGGGCATTAAACAAATGCCTTCAGCCAGCCGCTTAAGACAGCGTTTCAATGAAGATGCCGCCCAACTGATTCCTTTCATCGAGGACAGCCTTACCGATGTCCTGGTTAATCTTCAGGTGCCCGTCACACCCCTTCCGAAAAAACTCGATAAGAAGCAGCACATACCACTGGATATCGACGTATTCCCTATGGATAACAGCAATACCAAAAAGGAGGGGGTCGAGTACACGTATAAAAAATTCTTTGGTTATGCCCCTATTGCCGCTTACTTTGGCTGCGAAGGCTGGTGCCTGGGATGTGAATTACGCCCAGGCTCTCAGCACTCCCAGAATGATTTTATTGGCTTTTTACAAGCAGTGCTGCACCGCAGCCGACGTTTGACCCGAGCGCCTATTCTGGTTCGCCTTGATAGTGGCCACGATGCTGAGGAATCGCGCCGGGAAATCGCCGGGTTCAAAGGTGTGAATCACATTATCAAGCTCAACCCAAGAAAGTATCACACCAAGGAACACTGGCTCCCCATTTTTGAAGAAAAGCAAGTCAAATGGGAGGAGTCGCGTCCAGGAAAGAGTTATGCGACACTCTCAACCGTCTATGAAACCAACTATGGTAACCAGCGTCTGATTATTCGCATTATCAAGCGTACCACTGATACTGTAGGGCAGAGATTTCTGACACCCGATTATGAGCTGGAAGGATGGTGGACAACACTCAGCGAAGCTGACTACAGCGATGATCAGATCATTAATCTTTATGAGGATCATGCGACCAGCGAGCAGTTTCACAGTGAGTTGAAGACTGATATGGATTTAGAGCGCCTGCCTTCAGGCAAGTTTGACACCAACGACCTGGTGATGTGTTTGGGTGCACTGGTCTATAACATTCTGCGCTACATGGGGCAGAGTTGCTTGCTCGGGCCAGATGCGCCGGTACGTCATAAAGCCAAACGACGCCGGTTAAAAACCGTGATACAGGAACTCATCTACCTGGCTGCCCGTCTTCTGAAAAAAGGACATCAATACCGGCTACGCTTTGGTCGTTACTGTCCTGGTTTCAGGTCTTTCCATCAATTAATAAGCCAGCATGCACTTTGTTGA
- a CDS encoding FxsA family protein — MRFLPLFFVLLPVLEMVVLIKVGGMIGALNTVALVILGGILGLGIIRQQGFSTMLNVRTTMAQGELPAQDIIEGGVMAMAGFLIMLPGFITDFLGLALLVPASRLFIIRKILGSGHWQVRQTEVYDGEFYRETRRDQGHARVNHTYEGELVNDAQRDDSVKK, encoded by the coding sequence ATGCGCTTCCTTCCTTTGTTCTTTGTATTATTACCGGTTCTTGAAATGGTGGTGCTCATTAAGGTGGGTGGCATGATTGGTGCGCTGAATACAGTGGCGCTGGTGATCCTTGGAGGGATTTTGGGGCTGGGCATTATCCGGCAGCAAGGATTCAGTACTATGCTCAATGTCCGGACAACCATGGCTCAAGGAGAGTTACCCGCCCAGGATATTATTGAAGGGGGAGTCATGGCCATGGCAGGTTTTTTGATTATGCTGCCGGGCTTTATTACTGATTTTCTGGGGTTGGCCTTGCTGGTGCCGGCCAGTCGTCTGTTTATTATTCGAAAAATCCTTGGTTCTGGTCATTGGCAGGTTCGGCAAACCGAAGTGTATGATGGCGAATTTTACCGGGAAACCCGGCGTGATCAGGGGCATGCAAGAGTGAATCATACCTATGAGGGGGAGCTGGTAAATGATGCTCAAAGGGATGATTCGGTGAAAAAATGA
- the groL gene encoding chaperonin GroEL (60 kDa chaperone family; promotes refolding of misfolded polypeptides especially under stressful conditions; forms two stacked rings of heptamers to form a barrel-shaped 14mer; ends can be capped by GroES; misfolded proteins enter the barrel where they are refolded when GroES binds), which yields MAAKQVKFGDEARKQMLEGVNILADAVKATLGPKGRNVLLEKSFGAPTITKDGVSVAKEIELKDKFQNMGAQLVKEVASQANDQAGDGTTTATVLAQAIVNEGLKYVAAGMNPMDLKRGIDKAVAAVVEQLHAMATPCADSKSIAQVGTISANADELVGEIIAEAMEKVGKEGVITVEEGSGLENELDVVEGMQFDRGYLSPYFINNQDSMSAELENPFVLLVDKKISNIRDLLPVLEAVAKASKPLLIIAEDVEGEALATLVVNNMRGIVKVAAVKAPGFGDRRKAMLQDIAILTGGTVISEEVGLSLEGATIEDLGSAKRIVITKEDTTVVDGAGIQAEITGRVEQIRAEIENSSSDYDKEKLQERVAKLAGGVAVIKVGAGSEVEMKEKKARVEDALHATRAAVEEGVVAGGGVALVRALSAINVDAINAEQKAGVELILRALEGPMRQIASNSGDEASVVLDKVKSGEGNFGYNAATGEFGDMIEMGILDPAKVTRAALQAAASVASLMITTEAMVADEPEDKAAAPDMGAMGGMGGMGGMGGMM from the coding sequence ATGGCAGCAAAACAGGTTAAATTTGGCGACGAAGCTCGCAAGCAAATGTTGGAAGGTGTCAACATTCTGGCTGACGCTGTAAAAGCAACTCTGGGCCCTAAAGGCCGTAACGTTCTTCTCGAGAAGTCCTTTGGCGCACCTACCATCACTAAGGATGGCGTTTCCGTAGCCAAGGAAATCGAACTGAAAGACAAGTTCCAGAACATGGGTGCCCAGCTGGTTAAGGAAGTGGCTTCCCAGGCAAACGACCAGGCGGGTGACGGTACCACTACTGCCACTGTGCTGGCTCAGGCTATTGTTAATGAAGGTCTGAAGTACGTTGCTGCGGGCATGAACCCAATGGACCTGAAGCGTGGTATCGACAAGGCCGTTGCTGCCGTTGTTGAGCAGCTGCACGCTATGGCCACTCCTTGTGCCGATAGCAAGTCCATTGCCCAGGTAGGCACCATTTCTGCTAACGCGGATGAGCTGGTGGGTGAGATTATCGCTGAAGCCATGGAAAAAGTGGGCAAAGAAGGCGTTATCACCGTTGAAGAAGGTTCCGGCCTGGAAAATGAGCTGGACGTTGTTGAAGGCATGCAGTTCGACCGCGGTTACCTGTCCCCTTACTTCATCAACAACCAGGACAGCATGTCTGCAGAACTGGAAAACCCATTCGTTCTGCTGGTTGACAAGAAAATCTCCAACATCCGTGACCTGCTGCCAGTACTGGAAGCGGTAGCCAAGGCCAGCAAGCCTCTGCTGATCATCGCTGAAGACGTAGAAGGCGAAGCGCTGGCTACCCTGGTTGTTAACAACATGCGTGGTATCGTTAAGGTTGCAGCGGTTAAGGCTCCTGGCTTTGGTGACCGTCGCAAGGCTATGCTGCAGGATATTGCCATCCTCACCGGTGGTACTGTAATTTCTGAAGAAGTGGGCCTGTCCCTGGAAGGCGCTACTATCGAAGACCTGGGCTCCGCCAAGCGTATCGTTATTACCAAGGAAGACACCACGGTTGTTGATGGTGCTGGCATCCAGGCTGAAATTACCGGTCGTGTTGAACAGATTCGCGCTGAAATCGAAAACTCCTCTTCCGACTACGACAAAGAGAAGCTGCAAGAGCGTGTAGCCAAGCTGGCTGGTGGCGTTGCTGTCATCAAGGTGGGTGCTGGCAGCGAAGTTGAGATGAAAGAGAAGAAAGCCCGTGTAGAAGATGCCCTGCATGCTACCCGTGCTGCCGTTGAAGAAGGCGTGGTTGCCGGTGGTGGTGTTGCCCTGGTGCGCGCGCTGTCTGCCATCAATGTTGATGCCATTAATGCTGAGCAAAAAGCAGGTGTTGAGCTGATCCTTCGTGCGCTGGAAGGCCCAATGCGTCAGATCGCCAGCAACTCCGGTGACGAAGCCTCTGTGGTTCTGGACAAGGTTAAGTCTGGTGAAGGTAACTTCGGTTACAACGCCGCCACTGGCGAGTTCGGTGACATGATCGAAATGGGTATCCTGGATCCTGCCAAGGTAACCCGCGCTGCACTGCAAGCTGCCGCTTCTGTAGCCAGCCTGATGATCACTACCGAAGCCATGGTTGCTGACGAGCCTGAAGACAAGGCTGCCGCTCCTGATATGGGTGCCATGGGCGGTATGGGTGGAATGGGCGGCATGGGCGGTATGATGTAA
- a CDS encoding co-chaperone GroES codes for MKIRPLRDRVVVRREEEETTSTGGIVLPGSATEKPNQGVIVAVGDGAYLDNGERRPLGVSVGDKVIFGKYADSNTVKVDGEELIILSEGDIYAVLEA; via the coding sequence ATGAAAATTCGTCCGTTGCGTGATCGCGTGGTCGTTCGTCGTGAAGAAGAAGAAACCACTTCTACAGGTGGTATTGTGCTGCCTGGTTCTGCTACCGAGAAGCCAAATCAGGGCGTAATTGTTGCTGTGGGCGATGGCGCATATCTGGATAACGGCGAAAGACGTCCTCTGGGTGTGAGCGTTGGCGACAAGGTGATCTTTGGTAAATACGCAGATTCCAACACCGTGAAAGTTGACGGTGAAGAGCTGATCATTCTGTCCGAAGGCGATATCTACGCCGTTCTGGAAGCCTGA